Genomic DNA from Wolbachia endosymbiont of Aedes albopictus:
TAGAAGAAAAACAAACATTATATTTCCCTTGTGGATTACCAAGAAAGGTAGAGTTTCAATTAAAGTTAAAAAGCTACAACAAGTGATTTACTACTTTACCAAGGATAAAGAAATGCTGGATTATATTTGTTGGAGGCATTATGGTTACAGTAGTGGGGCAGTGGAAGTGGTCTTGGAAAAAAATCCTGGACTTCCAGAGTATGGGAGCTTTCTACCAGCAGGATTGAAAATTAAGTTGCCTGAGATTCAAAAGATATCACAGAAGTCTGTTGTAAAAATTTTAGATTAATGAAGCCAGATTTTAACATAATAGCAGAAAATAACTCTATTACAGAGGCCTTAAGGAGTAGCTTAATATCTCTGCATATTACTGATGAATCAGGGACAACGAGTGATGAAGCTGAAATATGTCTTGAGTATGGAAGTAATGAGCTCAAGGGTGAGTTGAAAGTTTTCTAGGATATAAAGAGAGCGGGCTATTATCTATGGGTGTTTATATCGCAAGTGAAATCACAATACAAAGTCCACCACAAATCTTAAGAGTCAAGTGCTGTGCAGCAAATTTCAAAGGATCGCTGAAAGAAAAAACATCAAAAGAATGGAAAGAAATTACTTTAGGTGACTTAGTAAGAAAGATAGCAGAAAAGCACGGATATGAGGTGAAAATAGCACAAAAATTTGAAGATATATTTATATCACACATCACTCAAACAGATGAAAGTGACATAAATTTTTTGAGAAGGATAGGAGATGAGCATGAAGCAACGGTAAAACCTATAGGAGGCCATATAATTTTTATTCCCAAAGGAGGAGGAAAATCAGCAACAGGGAAGGTTTTAGGCACAACGTTACTGACACCAAAAGATGTGATAAATTGGAAAGTAAATTTTAATGTACGTAGTAAATATGGATCAGTTATAGCAAAATGGTACAGCTATGAAAGAGGAGAAACCATAGAAGAAAAAGTAGGCAATGAAGAACCAAGTTATCCGATACATAAGCTTTATTCTACTGCAGAATCAGCGATCAGTGCAGCAAGTGCTAAGCTCAGACGATTAAAACGCGGTGAAGCAAAATTAAACGTGACAATACCAGGCAATCCAGAGTTGTTTGCAGAAGCTAAAATAAATTTGTTGGGGTTTTGTCAGGAAATAGATGGCGAATGGGTAATAGAAAGGGCAGAGCACATTCTAGATAATAGAGGGTACCAAACTATGATAGAAGCAGTGTACCTTTCATAAATTCTTTAACTTTATAGAGCATATTTTTTATTAGAAACATTGTAAAATGTCTTATGAGAAAAATTATAAAATATATTAACATTACTGTTGCCGGATGTTTTATATTGTTACTTTTTATAATTAATACAAAATCGAGGGAGGAATTACTATTTTTAGCTATAGAGAATAATAACTTGAAAGAAGTAAAGACGTTACTTGAAAAAGGTGTAGATCTCAGTGTTCAAAATAACAAGGGAAACACACCTTTAAATGAAGCTGTTTTCAAGGGACATACAGAAGTGATAAGGTTACTTTTGGATAATGGAGTAAGTGCTAATTATGTAGATAATAATGGAAGGACCCCATTACTCA
This window encodes:
- a CDS encoding tail protein X, giving the protein MLDYICWRHYGYSSGAVEVVLEKNPGLPEYGSFLPAGLKIKLPEIQKISQKSVVKILD
- a CDS encoding phage late control D family protein — protein: MGVYIASEITIQSPPQILRVKCCAANFKGSLKEKTSKEWKEITLGDLVRKIAEKHGYEVKIAQKFEDIFISHITQTDESDINFLRRIGDEHEATVKPIGGHIIFIPKGGGKSATGKVLGTTLLTPKDVINWKVNFNVRSKYGSVIAKWYSYERGETIEEKVGNEEPSYPIHKLYSTAESAISAASAKLRRLKRGEAKLNVTIPGNPELFAEAKINLLGFCQEIDGEWVIERAEHILDNRGYQTMIEAVYLS